A part of Aegilops tauschii subsp. strangulata cultivar AL8/78 chromosome 2, Aet v6.0, whole genome shotgun sequence genomic DNA contains:
- the LOC109746158 gene encoding uncharacterized protein isoform X1 has translation MASKALLPRECLPRRSPRGGLEPITVYVRVDEEGNYHPRYISAKVGRVFRDLQDLKQAVRTFYTSLYIARHLLKRPLAPPPSPTDDVFQFEFVVEPAADVSSLKASTSLEEKSSGSDKVPDEKPAEVSSLKDSLKATTLEEKLSSSSSGQQPDQDTVMASPPSGNCLASPSGPGIWQRERQDWGFGYYIRLDLKGSFHTYPNAGGPFKSLEEVGKAMDRYFHQHRDPKLLMNKGGVPSREISIEKARYWPDGRRKKLSRSYIIKQFHNQMRRLLQALVDKHNEDHSLSGDLAYELKDVLHATTICEGRTTCYYHLNFTVTKGAGDSNSGIENLFFAEVKCVLQGKEEEFSVTCFCPVESTDNGYCYGSTMHRDVNMKHPISADAYLAGQVKAGYYCYEGCSNDSDDENMEAKKEKDVADKTCMKMLTQPPTMRAFDADNMTFDDTDD, from the exons ATGGCGTCCAAGGCGCTTCTTCCTCGGGAGTGCCTCCCCCGGCGCAGTCCCCGCGGCGGCTTGGAGCCGATTACAGTCTACGTCCGCGTCGACGAGGAGGGGAACTATCACCCGAGGTACATCTCCGCCAAAGTTGGGCGAGTGTTCCGAGATCTCCAGGATCTTAAACAAGCAGTCCGTACATTCTACACCAGCCTCTACATCGCCCGTCACCTCCTAAAGAGGCCTCTGGCTCCGCCGCCGTCTCCGAC CGACGACGTATTCCAGTTCGAGTTCGTGGTGGAACCTGCAGCAGATGTGTCGTCCCTCAAGGCTAGTACATCATTGGAGGAGAAATCGTCCGGTTCCGACAAGGTTCCTGATGAGAAGCCTGCAGAGGTGTCTTCCCTCAAGGACTCGCTCAAGGCTACAACATTGGAGGAGAAATTGTCTTCCTCTTCCTCTGGGCAGCAGCCGGATCAGGACACGGTTATGGCCTCACCACCATCAGGGAACTGCCTTGCCTCACCTTCTGGACCAGGCATTTGGCAACGAGAACGACAGGACTGGGGTTTCGGATATTACATCAGGCTTGATCTTAAGGGATCTTTCCACACATATCCGAATGCAGGCGGGCCGTTTAAGAGCTTAGAGGAAGTCGGTAAGGCTATGGATCGCTATTTTCATCAACATCGGGATCCAAAGCT GCTAATGAATAAAGGTGGGGTTCCGTCACGAGAGATTTCTATAGAAAAAGCTCGTTATTGGCCTGATGGCAGAAGGAAGAAGCTTTCCAGATCCTATATCATCAAGCAGTTCCATAATCAAATGCGCCGATTACTTCAAGCTTTGGTGGACAAGCATAATGAGGATCACAGCCTTTCGGGG GATCTTGCATATGAACTCAAAGATGTTTTGCACGCCACAACAATTTGTGAGGGGCGTACTACATGCTACTATCATCTCAATTTCACGGTGACTAAAGGAGCTGGTGATTCTAACTCTGGCATTGAAAACCTTTTCTTTGCGGAAGTCAAATGTGTGCTACAAGGAAAAGAAGAGGAATTTTCGGTCACCTGTTTCTGCCCGGTTGAATCTACCGATAATG GATACTGCTATGGTTCTACCATGCATAGGGATGTCAATATGAAGCACCCCATCAGTGCCGATGCATACCTTGCCGGTCAGGTGAAGGCGGGATATTATTGTTATGAAGGCTGCAGCAACGACTCAGACGACGAAAAT ATGGAAGCCAAGAAAGAAAAG GACGTTGCTGATAAAACGTGTATGAAGATGTTGACGCAGCCTCCGACTATGAGGGCTTTTGACGCCGACAACATGACTTTTGACGACACCGACGACTAA
- the LOC109746158 gene encoding uncharacterized protein isoform X2, whose amino-acid sequence MASKALLPRECLPRRSPRGGLEPITVYVRVDEEGNYHPRYISAKVGRVFRDLQDLKQAVRTFYTSLYIARHLLKRPLAPPPSPTDDVFQFEFVVEPAADVSSLKASTSLEEKSSGSDKVPDEKPAEVSSLKDSLKATTLEEKLSSSSSGQQPDQDTVMASPPSGNCLASPSGPGIWQRERQDWGFGYYIRLDLKGSFHTYPNAGGPFKSLEEVGKAMDRYFHQHRDPKLLMNKGGVPSREISIEKARYWPDGRRKKLSRSYIIKQFHNQMRRLLQALVDKHNEDHSLSGDLAYELKDVLHATTICEGRTTCYYHLNFTVTKGAGDSNSGIENLFFAEVKCVLQGKEEEFSVTCFCPVESTDNGYCYGSTMHRDVNMKHPISADAYLAGQVKAGYYCYEGCSNDSDDENDVADKTCMKMLTQPPTMRAFDADNMTFDDTDD is encoded by the exons ATGGCGTCCAAGGCGCTTCTTCCTCGGGAGTGCCTCCCCCGGCGCAGTCCCCGCGGCGGCTTGGAGCCGATTACAGTCTACGTCCGCGTCGACGAGGAGGGGAACTATCACCCGAGGTACATCTCCGCCAAAGTTGGGCGAGTGTTCCGAGATCTCCAGGATCTTAAACAAGCAGTCCGTACATTCTACACCAGCCTCTACATCGCCCGTCACCTCCTAAAGAGGCCTCTGGCTCCGCCGCCGTCTCCGAC CGACGACGTATTCCAGTTCGAGTTCGTGGTGGAACCTGCAGCAGATGTGTCGTCCCTCAAGGCTAGTACATCATTGGAGGAGAAATCGTCCGGTTCCGACAAGGTTCCTGATGAGAAGCCTGCAGAGGTGTCTTCCCTCAAGGACTCGCTCAAGGCTACAACATTGGAGGAGAAATTGTCTTCCTCTTCCTCTGGGCAGCAGCCGGATCAGGACACGGTTATGGCCTCACCACCATCAGGGAACTGCCTTGCCTCACCTTCTGGACCAGGCATTTGGCAACGAGAACGACAGGACTGGGGTTTCGGATATTACATCAGGCTTGATCTTAAGGGATCTTTCCACACATATCCGAATGCAGGCGGGCCGTTTAAGAGCTTAGAGGAAGTCGGTAAGGCTATGGATCGCTATTTTCATCAACATCGGGATCCAAAGCT GCTAATGAATAAAGGTGGGGTTCCGTCACGAGAGATTTCTATAGAAAAAGCTCGTTATTGGCCTGATGGCAGAAGGAAGAAGCTTTCCAGATCCTATATCATCAAGCAGTTCCATAATCAAATGCGCCGATTACTTCAAGCTTTGGTGGACAAGCATAATGAGGATCACAGCCTTTCGGGG GATCTTGCATATGAACTCAAAGATGTTTTGCACGCCACAACAATTTGTGAGGGGCGTACTACATGCTACTATCATCTCAATTTCACGGTGACTAAAGGAGCTGGTGATTCTAACTCTGGCATTGAAAACCTTTTCTTTGCGGAAGTCAAATGTGTGCTACAAGGAAAAGAAGAGGAATTTTCGGTCACCTGTTTCTGCCCGGTTGAATCTACCGATAATG GATACTGCTATGGTTCTACCATGCATAGGGATGTCAATATGAAGCACCCCATCAGTGCCGATGCATACCTTGCCGGTCAGGTGAAGGCGGGATATTATTGTTATGAAGGCTGCAGCAACGACTCAGACGACGAAAAT GACGTTGCTGATAAAACGTGTATGAAGATGTTGACGCAGCCTCCGACTATGAGGGCTTTTGACGCCGACAACATGACTTTTGACGACACCGACGACTAA